In the genome of Phycodurus eques isolate BA_2022a chromosome 11, UOR_Pequ_1.1, whole genome shotgun sequence, the window CACACTtttaacttattaaaacacaccttTTTAACACATTGTTTAACATGTTTTAACACCCAAAAACTAATTGCAAGCATACAATGTTTATAAAATGTGTCGATGTACATGCCTGGTGGGGTGCCATGCGTTTGTCTGCGTGAGAGCCGACAGCAGCTTTTGGGTTTGTGTGCTAACTGCGTTTTACAGTAGGCGGCCAACATAATGACTGTGACAGTTTGGTCTCAAGACACAGGAGAGGCGCTGCAGGAGTGTTTGGATGTCACCGactggttttatgtttttaaaggagtatatttttttttcaaaaggaatattgttgttatttattttttatttgtatttatgtaaagCATTTTGTTTCAGGTGCAGTTCTTTGTAAGGTGCTCTATGAATTCAGTTGAGTTTTCTCCTTTTCATCCAtttaataaatggctgaaaagtgtgACTGTaggcgagggcattacagtatcCTATAAAAACCCATAACAAAACGATTGCTTAAAGCATAGTGAATGAACATTGAATGATGAACTGCAATATCGCGGGGGGACTACACATAAATCTACATAAACTTGCATTAACAAATACGGCTGATCAGATTAACTGCTTTTCTCCCTACTTGAGGTGTAAGGGTCGATGGACGGTATGCGTGTGTACTCAACCTAAAGGGTAATTTTGCATTCCAGCAAACTGGTAAGTCAGACATTTCTACTATCCAACTAGGCACAATGCTTTAGAGTTCCCACTCGAAGGCAAACAAGTGTACCTTAACTTCACTGAAATGGAGAAATCTCCACATCACAATGGTGGAGCCGCGAGAAACCTTCTAAAAGACTCAAACTCTTTATACTCAAAATCAGCATTTAAAGGATACATATGCATTTGCATTCACAACTTAAATCATTTCCAATcatttcttctgtttttcttttttttttgggggggggggggggtgttttagGCAGATGCAGACTGTTTACCCACAATCATTAATGGACGTTCATTATCATGTTAAGGGGGGTGGAGCTAGGGCTAACTAAATCTACAACTCATTTGTGTTTGCTAACACTGCACCTATGTTCACCTTTTATGAGATGGTGCTTCCATGTAGTTTGGCTGCTGCTTGAAAGTAGCAGATCTTTCACAAACCTAGCTGGTGATGTCATGGACGGAGAAATTTGGCAAAGGGCAGTTATGTAAAATAGCTTAAGCGTGCCGACAATTCAAAAAATTTAGAACGCTATGCACACGGACCCATATTCACTAATAGGCAGGGAAAAGATCTACCTAGTTGTTAATACACACGTGTGGGTGGGAAGCCACTCAAGAGACCCAACCCCATTTGTATTAAGTCTATTTGGCATAcagtatgtcccctttaagacaCCTGCTTGTGCATGTAAATGTCTTGAATGTAGCATAATGCTGTGAAGGGGACCATAGTCGGGTGGTAAGGCGTGTGCTTCTCTACCTGAGGAGTAATGTTGCAAACTGGGCAATAGGAGGCGATGGTGAGCCTGTGTTCCAGGTTTCCTGCAGGGTCGCCCCACTCTTCCCTGTCCTCCACTGTGAGAGGCAGTTCGGGGTCCTCCATTGTTCCCAGCACATCCAGGAAAGGACTctgttaaattgtgaaaaatagttttaaaaaaacccactgtgaccccccccccccaccccccccccccaccatatTGCAGTTCATCTTTAAGCGATCATTTTCATGGGGGTTTACTTTTTACAGTCCAGTACATAGGCAAGTCTGAATTAGGGTTGCAccccttcagtgtagtacctaattatgccacaacatgccgggcaCCACTGAGCTCTACTTGTTGATGCATaaataagagcaagaagaaggtTTTGAGTGTTTCTTTAAACATAAATTTAGATATTTGAAAGCATGTGCGAGGGGTAAACGTCGCTCAAAAATTCATCATGGGTCTATATCGCGGGTCATTCTGTAACATTTATGGTTAAACCAGGAGTTCATTGTGCTTAAACACAGCAGACACAACTGTGTACCTGCAGCATGACTGCCCGCGTCATGTCGGGTCGTCTGTTGCATAGCGCCCCCACTGGCACACCTCCGGCGCTGCAGGCGGTGAGGACGGTCCGTGAAGGGCTGTAGACCCCCGAGGAGAAGAGGTGACTAAGGCAGGCTTGAAGGTCCTCCACTCCTCTGTGCTTCCCCTCGACGCGAGCTTGTCTCTGCCATGCCAGCCCGCGCTCTCCTCCCCCTCTATACGGCATCACAgttaatacacatttttctactTGTGACTTCTGATCTACGTTACCTTATATGGCAATAGGCCAGAGCCCAGCCCTGGTCCAGCAGAAACCTTTTCTTCGGGGAGAACTGCATGTCGACATCCCGGCCGTAAGCTCCGTACACGTGCACCAGCAGAGGCGTGTCTTTCATACACTTCACGCCGTGAAACAGTGTCACTGGCACTATGGTACCATCCTACACCAGGGATGCAATCCTCAATAAAAATACTCTTAATAGAATTCAACTTTATGTTCTCCATGATAAATGACCTCAGTGGATATTTGCCATGAACTAcaaaattttgtatttatatgtaaatatatgtatgtgtatataatgtatgtatacatctgtatattttgtttaaaaaatatatattttttttaaattttgtactgtaaatattttattttattttaatgtatttcatattgaacttttatttttagaattcagttttattaattttttagtaattggaatttatttaattatagcACTCTTAAAAATTACTATTTTactttgaataaataaaatgacttattaatcatttaatttaatcaaattatgtttttaaatttaacttcCATTGCTGCATTATATTTTTTCTGCGCTTCATTTGTCTTGCGTACATTCTTTGCAATAAAACATATTTCTGAATAATGTgtataactttaaaaaaaagctaaaagaacaaatacaaaacaatgatattcattaatattatggaataaactatccatccatccatcctttttccgagccgcttatcctcacaaggtttgcgggagtgctcgagcctatcccagctatcatcgggcaggaggcggggtactggAATAAACTATTCAAATAATAtactaataatacaattatttaatgaaacatcACACTTAAATTTTGATGGAGCCAAGTTTGGTAACCAAAATATCAATGTGCAGGTGTACTTAATGTTGAGGCATGTGACTGCACTACTATCGAGTTTGTGTAATTCAGTCTTAAGatttgtattaaatatacaGACAGATTCCATTCTACGCTCATGATTGCTTCATGTCGCATGATTGCTTCACCTCAATTAGTTTGTACCTGGCTGCAGGCCTTTAAACGTGCCGTAATATAATTCTCCTGCTTCTTTGGAGAGGGCCTGTCCACCGTGCCTGATGAAAGGAGGCCTTTCTCGGGATAAAGACAGTAGGACACTTGGGGGCGGACTGGAGAGGATATCAGGAACTCTAACGCGCCGCGTTGGTCTGCAAGGCCGGGACGCTTGGTTTCAACGACGCACGCCCAGGTGGGGAGCTTCAAGTATACAAGTGAGTCAGTGGAATACTGTAATAAATAtgcagaaactttttttttttttaaacctgcagaGTGTATGCTTCTCTCGGTCGGGAGAGAGGGACGACAATCAGCTCAAGTTCATTGCTTGTCGTCACGGCAACCAGTATGCAGTGGTCCCTGACCACATCCATGTCTTTGATCACAGTGCCGAGACACGGCGTGAATATGGTGTCCCATGACACCATGGAGGGCTCGGAGAGGGGGGCCTTTATCACCTGGATAAGGGAGGTatggtttttaattttttttatacatcttTTTGCCTTTTATATAAATGTTTGAACTCAATCCCTTCTCTGTGTGGGAATAAAAGATACACTCAACTTTGACCGGACTCCTGCTTTTTCTTCCTGCCCAAGCCAATTTTTAGTAGAAAGATTTAGAGGAcaaaggatttaaaaaatgggaaatgggaaaacatttttaatattgaaAAGACTGAGCCAATTTTTGGCACTGGAAAACTTTTTtgcctattttttatttaagctCAAAAGCCTTACTTCAGATGTTAAGTCTCTCAGCGAGACTTAGACTCAAACTGGCCCCGCATAGGGTTTCCAGTCCAATTTTTATTCACATCAGAGGCACAAACTTTAAATGATCCATGCTGAGATTAACCATCtttcattcattatttacaCTCTACCTGATATTCCTGCCCAGGCCCCGTGTTGGCGAGTATGATCAGGTTCCGCCTCCAGTGTTCCACGTGGTACAACAGTTCCGGCTGGCGCGCCTGAACCAGGGTGGGTTCTAGACGGGGGTCCGAGACGTCCACGAGCAGCACCTCGGAGCTGTTTCTGCTGCTGCAGGTGATGCTCAGTGCATGGCAGTCTCTGGAGAGGGACACCTCCACAAACACACTAAGGTAGGGCAAATTTAGtattgttaaaaacaacaatgcaatgattaaaaaaaaaattttaaatgttataaCATACATGAAATTTTTATGATCAACCTAATTAGTCAGGATGGCTTATTGtacttgttctccccgtgcatgcgtaggttttctccgggcactccggtttcctcccacatcccaaaaaaaacatgcatggtaagttaattggcaactctaaattgcccgtaggtgtgaatgtgagtgcgaatggttgtttgtttgtttgtatgtggcctgcgattggctggcaaccaggtcagggtataccccgcctcctgcccgatgatagctgggataggctccagcacgtccgcgaccctagtgaggagaagcggctcagaaaatggatggatggattaattacAGGCTTTATTATAATAGACCATGTTGAGTCTAGAAATGACAACTAACTAACAAATTAAATTCCCACTTTTACAATGTTGTGCTAACCAACTGTCTTTTTACCCACAAAGGACTAGAAATTTATAGTATCTCAGAAAGTAAGTACACCCCTCacaagtattttatttgatcttttcatgggacaaccaTGTAGAAATGACACTGCTACAATATAATGCAGTCAGTGTAAAGCTTGCATAACAGTGTCAATTTACTGTCCCCTTAAACTCAACACACAGCCTTTGTCTAAATTGCTGACAACAAATGTGAGTAAACCCCTGAGAGAAAATGTCCCCTGCCTCTAATAGTGATaatctgcgagtaattgacacccctaaaaaggtttataattgcgtagagatgccacaagatggtggtaaagcactacttttatattagacaggggTATGGCCTGACTAGACGAAGCTCCTTCCGTcacgtcaacatagttccttgccaccaagatgccacaagatattGCCAAAGAAATACTATAATATTGACAGGGCTTTGGGCTACGCACAAAAACAATATTGGAGGATAGGTTccctgaaaaaaaagtcagtgatTGTGAATTTGGAAATATGTGGAGGAGCACTATACTACTAGCAACAGTGGGCTTTTTAAAGGtgctaaaatgtaatttatcaaTCAAAATGAATACGTTGTTAAACTCACTCCGGTTCTGATTCCTCATACACGGGGCGTGTCGTGCTTCCATTTTGGGTCAGGTCCAGACGATACACCTTTTGGCACTTCAAATTTTCCTGGATGGTGTAAAACAACACCTCATCTGTGGCCCACTCTTAGAAGACACAAATATGTTAGGTGTGTTGCCATTGTCCTATTTGTATAATGGTGTTTTAAGAGTGTTTTAAAGTGTACCAAAGGTGAAGACATTGTCCAACGTGAGTATGTTTCTTTGGCCGAGCTTCACAACCACACACCTGGGTTAGATATCACATGACCTCATCCATTAatttgagtgaaaacaaaagagaCAAATCTGTCAATATTCTATTCAACATTATTGACCTGATTGTTTCTGTGTTATGAGTCTTCACCGTGGCGGCAAGATGCTTCTCCTGAGGGGAAAGTCGTATTCTCTGCACGGTccactcttgtgtctcctcacCTGCAGGGATGCATCCCAGGTCGAGAACCTGCTCCGGTTCCGACTCGCCTGCGAGCAATATGGTGGTTTCATTAGCAATCGAGATGAAGCGCTATGAACGTTTCATATGAGGGTTATAGTAAGCAAAATTGTCACAGTGATCAGTGTTATCACAATATCGCTTAAAGAAATCACGTCGTAGATTTTTACTAATTGGAGCATCACAAGTCAAAACATTAGGCTCACTTGAACAATCTAATGAGAGCCAAGAAATATGCTCAAAATAATAGACAAAATATATACAAGCAGGGatggcactgggtcatgaaacttCTTAGCCAATAtggctaaacagtataaaaatctcctAGTCACATTCATCTTAACAATGGATGAAACGAATCAATGAGTCACTTTGTCTAAATTGTGGTACTGTGCATAAATTGGCTGCAATtgtgaaatattaaatgttataccTTTGCTCAACCTCTATAACGCTGCAATTCGGTCTAGATTTCACATCACATATTGATTGTTAGggatttataaaaacaaaatcatttaaaGGAAAGCATCAAATTTGCTTACTTTTTCTCTTTTCCATTCTGTAGATACTGTTTCCTTCCATAAAATAAACATGGTGTCGTCCATACACCTGTGTCAAAACAGATCATATGGAATTGAATACTGTTTTTGTGTAATTTAATAGGGTACTTGTACTGTTACACAATGATTACCGCTGAATGGTCAGCTACGTTGGTGAACCTGCTGTAAATTGCTTTCAGGTGTCTCTTGAAATGCGTTTTTAAGTCTTTGTATCTCTCGAGACCACGACTTTTATGATCCAAGGGTGTGTCCTTGAAATAGAAAACTGTTAAAACACTTTCAAAGATAACCAAAACGGACTTCTCCAGTTTCAGAGCGGTCCTTAAACGCGGCATCGATAGTTGGCCACACTTACATTAGTGTAGTCACGACAATACACACGCTTCGTGACACGATGCACGCGGAAAACATCCTTACAATGTGAACGAAATAATACAAAACGTGCGGGTAAATGGAGTAGAGCGAGAACAGCCATTACACTATTTCACTATTCATCCGCTGTCTTGAAGGAAGTTTGTCATCCGCCATGCTTCCTTAAACAAAGCCGGCTGCGGGTGACGTACGTAAGACATGTCAGACAAAACCAATCAATACCTGAGTTGACCAGTAGCTTGTTTCTCTCCTAAAAATCGAGCTCTATTGCTCTGAAAGCTACTAACATGTCTCAACCATCCATAGTGTACGGAAGTGGGCTAAATCTTTAAAATGTGACTCCAATGTAGCCGATCATATTCGCTTCGGTGTACTTTtgattaacaacaacaacaaaaaaactatttttcactGCGCCGCTGCCTTTAACGCCACTTAGTCGTTTGGACGCATTAGAACGTCGCGTTGAAAGAAGAAACATGAACGAAGACGCGTCTTGTGCTGCTAATTCTCAAACGTCTCACGATGGTGCCACTGCAGATGTTGCACGAGCCAGGTGGACCCTCCTCAGACAGGTAATACCTTTCAAACTACGGCCCCTCTGAGAAAAGACTTGGCCCCAGGCTGCCCcgcccctcacacacacacacacacacacacacacacacacacacacacacacacactatagttCATCTAGAACCTCCACTACATGGAGACCTGAATCTAAAAAAGTAGTTGAACTGAGAAGCACACACAGGGCCCTACAAATACAGCATGAACTCTATTTTCCCTCatagaggcagcacttcatcacaaaGCTGCCAAATTGCATTTATTATGCAGACCTGAGTAtgtgacaaaataaacacaaatctgCCCTTACCCCATTGgtcaagaataaaaaaatcaactatGTTCTGCTTATCAGAAGCAATTTTCACTTTCACCCCTCCCCTTGCAGCCTGTAAATGAATGGTGCTTGTACAAAGTCACTACATTTTTTTCTggatgacaagaaaggagcccggtGGAAGGCAATCTGAGAGTCGTTTGTGCCAAACCATGCAAAAGACCATTTCCATTTATCCGTTGCAGAAGCAGTGATTGATCCATATGTTGGAAATTTTTGACCCGTGGTATGTGCTTCCTGCggcacgctggacgactggttagaacgtctgcctcaccgttctaaggaccggggttcaatccccgaccccgcctgtgtggagtttgcatgttctccccatgcctgcgtgggttttctccgggcactgcggtttcctctcacatccccaaaacatgcatggtaggttaattgacaactctaaattgcccgtaggtgtgaacgtgagtgcgaatggttgtttgtttgtatgtgccctgtgattggctggcaaccagttcagggtgtaccccacctcctgcccgatgatagctgggataggctccagcacgcccgcgaccctagtgtggagaagcagctcagaaaatggatggatggatggtatgtgcttccaagctgcaaatattttgcagaggtcgccttgcctcacctgCAGAATTTTAAATGAGATTAGAGTGCGAGAGAGCTGGAGGAGTTGCTGTGTTACTCTTACATATGGACCAGTCAAGCCATGCAGTTTGATAGTCTGTTttataatgttaaatgtataaaTGATTAAGGATCACATTTACATACGTTTTGACTGATGGGACATTTTTACAAGAGGAATCACTTATTTGCTTATTGTCTGTAAcgaaaaacatatttatattatttctgtggcgtggcggcacagtgaaaagtggttagcacatctgcctcacagttctgaggaaccgggttaaAGTCTAGCTTcacctgtgttgagtttgcatgttctccctgtgcctccgtgggttttcttaGGGTGTTCcagtttcctcgcacatcccaaaaaccatgcattataggttaattgaagcctcttaactgcccgtaggtgtgaatgtgagtgaatggttgtttgtctacactatgtgtgccctacgattggctggcgaccagttcagggtgtaccccgcctctcgaccagagtcaactgggatagcaaacctagtgagaataagctgtatggaaaatggatggatggaattctgtGGAAGTTAATGTAAGTTAATCGTCTGCAAAAAGACAATTTCAAAGTGTGTTTTGAATTATGTAAACCAAATCCCAAAaggaaaaccaaaacaaaaaccaaaacttttgtcatttgattgaagtgatgggtaaaaaaaaatcaattgaaataggaaatcagatttttgttaaaaaaaaaaagtgattttcgAATAGTTGCGCTTCGCGATttgtgaattcacctatttgcagattcaCCTATTGGTAGAGTTTGTTGTGACCTATCATCTGTTATTCGCTGCGAAACTCAACCTATTTGTTGTTTCTGTGTTCAGGCCAAAGCACCATCTAATATAAaggtattgctttggcgccatcttttggcatcttgGTGGCAAGGACGTGAAGGAGCTTTATTTAAGGCTATAGCCCTGtttaataggaaagtagtgctttgccacaatcCTATGgaatctataggcaattataaaactTTTAGAGGGGGAACGTCAGTCTAGTACATGTGCAACGTTCTTCTGCATTTTGCAAAAGGGATTTAAGCACTTCCTCCCTGTTCGGGTGAATGGCAAAGGGGCCATGACAAAGCAACCGTAGGTCCTTTAAATGTCtacattgtcttttttaacACGAGATGTCACTACAgaaccaccaaagatgacaatattagaggtttaggctttgtttgtgtttacatatatatttatcatgtcatatttgtacaaataaattatatacatgtatttaacttttgtccaaagacaccagccataaagaaaacaaaactttaccaagtttggcttcaaataaCCATGTAATCAAACCATAGTCATGCTCGTTAGCGTGGCATCTCGTTTGTGCGTGTGACGTTCCGTATATAGCGGATTATTCGTGGATTTTGACCATTCACCGCAGGGCTCAAGATTCTATGTATGTATGCTATTTgaacactgtatactgtatcacCCAgcgctatacagtatatatacatgcaATAAAATTTTCCGTAGGACtctatgtcccctttaagttaTTGTGTTTGTACGTTTCCCCACTTTTAGACTACAAGAAAGCAACTTTCCAGgcacttttatatttattttgaatcttttttttagtTGACCGTCTTGTTCTTTGCTTCTTAGCTGAGCGAAAATggttctttaaaaagaaaaaaaaaattactattcTTCTCCCTCAGGTTTTGCGTCAGAAGCAGTTGGACAACCCAGAGCTCAAACAGGTGTCCGTCCGCAGGTTTGCCACTTTTGACCTCTTCACCAGGACGAGGCCCGCATCCCTCAACCCCGATAACACTTCAGAGGAACAGTGGGTGGAGTACAGAAGTGTCTTCTTTCCAGAGTACAGTGCTGTTCTCAGGTACGCACACGTGATGAACGTCAATGGGCATCCGAATTGGaatgtaattgttttcaatATTGTAGGGACGACCGGGGTCCTCTTCGAGTTAATGAAGTGCTCAACAGCTTCGACAACACCGGCAATGTCTGTGAGTTCCCTTTGACTTACATTACTATCTGTCATGTTATTATACACTATTATCCATCCTGACACACTGTCCAAACCCCAACGTTGAGTGAGCCTCATGCTGTGTTCAGCTAAGCAAATGATTGACGCTTTGATGTTGTTTGGTGTGTCATGTGCTACCCTTCAAATGCCTTTCACATGGAAGTGGATAGCAGTTGTTTCTTATTGCTTGAGTATTCCGTTATGATAAATGGTCTGGGAGGAAAAAGTGAAGAGCGACAGAACTGTTTTTCAGGACTCCTAAAAGTACCACTTTTGATTATAGTATTCAGTTCTTTATTATTGTCTAACATTGTCTTCTAAACCTGTAGAGCCTTTGTTCACTTTGATCAATTGGGTTTACTCGTATGTGTGCGTTTTAGACAATAGTTCCCATGGTCCAACTGTACAATTGTGCTTAGTAAAAATGTTCCTGCAGTGGAAATGGGGTCTAAATTGCGTCTGTCAAATATCCATACTAGTTTGAAGGTTACATTCGGTACAGATCAACTTTAAGTTGTAGACTCTACTGACTTGCGTTCACGTTAAAGCACAAGTTTGCTCGAAAGCCTCCCCTTACTTGCGATCCATTCATCAAGAAAGAGCCTCCTTCTGTGCCCAGCCATGCTTGAAAGCCATGCCATGTCAAAGATTATAGGTTAGCGTTAACCAGCCAGATGGCACCGCAGGAGTCTGGGTCAAGGGTGAAAGCCGTGTCTTGAGGCAACGTCACCGCGCGCGAACAACAGCAGCCTAACACAACAGTGCTCACTTGTATGCATAAACTCTGCCAAGAAGACAATAGGATCAAATAAAAAGACAAGGGTCATCATGCCTCATAGGAGATGCGGGGACTTCCTACAGTATCATCCCGCTTTTACTCCTTCCGTGTTTCTGCTTCCTCTCAGTTGGAGTCATGCTTGGCCAGATGGGTAAGTGAGTTCCTGAGTCGACTGGTGGATTAGCACAGCCGGGGAGATGAGCGCATCTATTGAGCTGGGGAGAGGAAGGCTGGGGCGGGGAGAAAAGTGGGTGGGCATGCCAGAGGTGATTTGCCCGTCTTTCTTTACCTCTGCATGGACGTGTCGTTAGAGTGAGGTAATTTACAGATCATCTTAGAATTTGCTTGAGAGCACATCTATAGAACAACACTTCAAATGTAAGTCAATGTATGTATATTGCGGGTTCCAAAAACCCCACCCCTAAAACTAATAACTCGCCTCCACAAGATCACATCTCTATAAAACCTGGTGTGTACTGCCTCGATTAGTGACTGCCCCACCTCGTGGCGACTAGAAGTGCCATTTAAAACTGGATGCTTTGTACATGAGCAAACTCCCTCTCGGGAATTTCCCCAAACAAAGCGGGTATCCTAGACAGATTGGaatgtttagttttattttatttttttcctatgcCAACAAACATGGGCAAAGCATGGTGTCAGGAATGCTTAATCATCACTTTGAAGATTTACCATGGGAAAGTAAACTCTCTTCCTGAAGATCATGTTCATGATGAAAACTCCAACCCCAAAGAGAGCCAAATGTCAGCTTCCTGAATTAATGACCTAGTAGTGACAGGAAGTGCCATTAAAAACTGCACACCTTGTACTTGAATAAAGTTCTTCCAGTGCATTTGCCAAAGTGAACCCCAATCAAAACCAGGTATATTAGACAGATGGGCGACGCTAAATTGCCAAGCCTTTTTGCCTTCGCCGTTCATTGTGGGTGGATCATGGTAACAATTTTTGATGACCATTTAGAGGATTCACCATGAAAAAAGGAAACCATAATAACTCTCCACGACAAGATCATATCTGGATCAAACCATAAGAGAAAGCAGAGTCGACCATCCCCGGTGCCATGTTGAACCAATTCTCCATTGGGTGAAAGTACCCTTAGTTTAAGCTGAAGGTAATGCACCATGTTAAGGAAGGTCCTCACACCTAACTGCCCATGTGTGCATGTTTATGGAGGGGATCTTGTTCTTCAGACAATGAGTCGACCATCTCCTCCCTCCCCTACTCTCCATCCCATGTTTGAGACTAGCAATGCGTGAGATCAATTAGGACTGGTTGAGAGGAGGCTCTGAAAGGACCAGAGGTGACCCTGTCACAGCCCTGGGGTATGCTTGTGTTTGGGCTGGAAATCGGAGAGGAACCCTTCTAAATACACACATACCAACTGATGTGCACCCCTCAGAATGACATGcgaccaaccccccccccccatccccgcAAAAGTGTCACACATCCGCCAATACATCTGGTCTGCCTTCGCCATCTTTCCCTGCTATTTTGCTAA includes:
- the prepl gene encoding prolyl endopeptidase-like isoform X1 yields the protein MAVLALLHLPARFVLFRSHCKDVFRVHRVTKRVYCRDYTNDTPLDHKSRGLERYKDLKTHFKRHLKAIYSRFTNVADHSAVYGRHHVYFMEGNSIYRMEKRKSESEPEQVLDLGCIPAGEETQEWTVQRIRLSPQEKHLAATVKTHNTETIRCVVVKLGQRNILTLDNVFTFEWATDEVLFYTIQENLKCQKVYRLDLTQNGSTTRPVYEESEPDVFVEVSLSRDCHALSITCSSRNSSEVLLVDVSDPRLEPTLVQARQPELLYHVEHWRRNLIILANTGPGQEYQVIKAPLSEPSMVSWDTIFTPCLGTVIKDMDVVRDHCILVAVTTSNELELIVVPLSRPREAYTLQLPTWACVVETKRPGLADQRGALEFLISSPVRPQVSYCLYPEKGLLSSGTVDRPSPKKQENYITARLKACSQDGTIVPVTLFHGVKCMKDTPLLVHVYGAYGRDVDMQFSPKKRFLLDQGWALAYCHIRGGGERGLAWQRQARVEGKHRGVEDLQACLSHLFSSGVYSPSRTVLTACSAGGVPVGALCNRRPDMTRAVMLQSPFLDVLGTMEDPELPLTVEDREEWGDPAGNLEHRLTIASYCPVCNITPQRYPSMLLTAYTDDNRTPLAGVLKYAEKLKEAVQIHFNMAATSDPEPNIVINIQPGANHIGSDDWESMLEEEALQLAFLYKEMDLEPPCPPWRRKR
- the prepl gene encoding prolyl endopeptidase-like isoform X2, whose product is MDDTMFILWKETVSTEWKREKASRNRSRFSTWDASLQVRRHKSGPCREYDFPLRRSILPPRCVVVKLGQRNILTLDNVFTFEWATDEVLFYTIQENLKCQKVYRLDLTQNGSTTRPVYEESEPDVFVEVSLSRDCHALSITCSSRNSSEVLLVDVSDPRLEPTLVQARQPELLYHVEHWRRNLIILANTGPGQEYQVIKAPLSEPSMVSWDTIFTPCLGTVIKDMDVVRDHCILVAVTTSNELELIVVPLSRPREAYTLQLPTWACVVETKRPGLADQRGALEFLISSPVRPQVSYCLYPEKGLLSSGTVDRPSPKKQENYITARLKACSQDGTIVPVTLFHGVKCMKDTPLLVHVYGAYGRDVDMQFSPKKRFLLDQGWALAYCHIRGGGERGLAWQRQARVEGKHRGVEDLQACLSHLFSSGVYSPSRTVLTACSAGGVPVGALCNRRPDMTRAVMLQSPFLDVLGTMEDPELPLTVEDREEWGDPAGNLEHRLTIASYCPVCNITPQRYPSMLLTAYTDDNRTPLAGVLKYAEKLKEAVQIHFNMAATSDPEPNIVINIQPGANHIGSDDWESMLEEEALQLAFLYKEMDLEPPCPPWRRKR